Genomic DNA from Desulfuromonas versatilis:
CACCATCTACGTCAAACCCGACCAGGTGCGCACCGTCATCGGCTCCGGCGGCAAGAACATCCGCGGCATCATCGAGGCCACCGGCTGCACCATCGACATCGAGGACGACGGCCGCATCAACATCGCCTCCATCGAGGGGACCGCGGCCAAGTTGGCCATCAAGATGATCCGCGACCTGACCCAGGAAGCCGAGGTCGGCAAGCTCTACATGGGCACTGTCAGGAAGATCATGGAATTCGGCGCTTTTGTCGAGATCTTCCCCGGCACCGACGGCCTGGTGCACATCTCCGAGCTCGACAAGGAGCGCGTGCGCAACGTCACCGACGTACTGAATGAAGGCGACAAGGTCCTGGTCAAGTGCCTGGGGATCGACAAGCAGGGCAAGATTAAGCTCTCCCGCAAGGAAGCCCTTGGCCTGAGCCTCCCCGAGGAGGGCTGAACGCCGCTGGGAGGATGATCCGGAAGTCTACCCTCGATAACGGCATACGGGTCGTGACCGAACAGGTTGCCGGGGTTCACTCGGCAACCGTCGGCGCGTGGGTCGAAACCGGCTCGCGCCACGAAACCCCTGAGCAGAACGGCATATCCCACTTCGTGGAGCATATGCTGTTCAAGGGGACCGAACGGCGCAGCGCCAAGGATATCGCCCGGGAGATCGATTCGGTCGGTGGAGTGCTCAATGCCTTCACCGGCCGCGAGTTCAGCTGCTACTACGCCAAGGTGCTCTCGCCGCGGCTGCCGCTGGCCATCGACCTGCTGGCCGATATCGCCCTCCATTCGCTCTTCGACCTCGACGAGTTGGAGAAGGAGCGCAAGGTCATCCTCCAGGAAATCTACATGGTGGAGGATGCGCCCGAGGACCTGGTTCACGACCTGTTCACCCAGAACTTCTGGCCGGGGCACCCCCTGGGGCGCCCCATCCTCGGCTCCCGGGAGTCGGTGGGCAGCCTCTCCCGGGGCGACCTGGTGCGCTTCGTCGAGCAGCGCTACCGGGGCGGTAACATCCTGATCTGCGCCGCCGGCGAGCTGGAGCACGAGAGGGTTCTCGAGCAGGTCGGCGAGTTCTTTGCCGGCCTCGGCGGCGGGGTCGCCCCCGGTCTGACCCAGGCCCCGGTCTGCCAGCGCGGGGTCGATATCATCGAAAAGGACCTCGAGCAGGTCCACCTCTGCCTGGGCAGCAGCGCCCTGCCCCAGAACCACCCCGACCGCTTCGCCCTGCACCTGCTCAACAACATCCTTGGCGGCAGCATGAGCTCGCGGCTGTTCCAGTCCATCCGCGAGGACCTGGGGCTCGCCTATTCCACCTACAGCTACCTGAACTGCCACTCGGACACCGGATCGCTGGTGCTTTACGCCGGCACCTCCCCCGAGGAGGCGCGCAGCGTGCTGCACCTGATGCTCAAGGAACTGCGGCGGCTGACGACCGAGCTGGTCTCCGAGCAGGAGTTGCAGGCCACCCAGGAGCAGCTCAAGGGGCACCTGCTGCTCTCCCTGGAGAGCACCGACAACCGGATGACCCGGCTGGCCAGAAACGAGCTCTATCTGGGCAAGAACCCGCCGCTGCGCGAGGTGGTCCAGGGGTTCGAAAAGGTCACCCGGGAGGACATCCTGCGCCTGGGCCAGTCCCTGTTCCGGGACGAGCAGCTGCACCTGCAGGTGGTCGGCAAGCTGCCCCAGGCGGATATTACTCCGTTGGATTTGACTGTGGGGTGAGGAGTGAGGGGGAAGTCAAGGGACCAAAAGGACTCCAGGGACTTAAAGGACGCCAGATTTTCCCTGTGGCTCTGAATTTAAAGCATTTCCTGCCTGCCTGGGGCGGGTGGATTTCTGGGTTTGTTAAATCATGGACGCGATCAGGATCGACATTAAAAAACTTCGCCCCGCGGCCCTGCTGCCGCGCTACATGACCGAGCTGGCGGCCGGCATGGACCTGTTTGCCTGCCTGGAGAATCCCATCGTCCTCGCGGCCGGCGAGCGGGTGCTGGTTCCGACGGGAATCGCCCTGGCCATCCCGGCCGGTTTCGAAGGCCAGGTCCGGCCCCGCTCCGGGCTGGCGCTCAGGCAGGGGGTGACCCTGGTCAACTCGCCCGGGACCATCGACGCGGATTACCGCGGCGAGGTCGGGGTGATCGTCATCAATCACGGCTCCGAGCCCGTCACCATCAGCTCCGGAGACCGCATCGCCCAGCTGGTGATCGCGCCGGTGCGCCGCGCCCTGCTCGCCGAGGTCGAGTCTCTCGACGCCACCGCCCGCGAGGGCGGGGGGTTCGGCCACACCGGGGTCAACGGGGGCTGAGGCCATGGCGGATACCCCGACCGAGCAGCTGCAGATGGAATTCCCCTGCGATTTCGCCTTCAAGGCCTTCGGCCCCAACGGCCCGGAGTTCGCCGAGCGGGTCCGACAAGCCGTGGCCGGCACCGTCGATGTCAGCATGGACGCGCTCAAGGTGCGCCCCAGCAGCCAAGGCAAGTACCAGTGCGTGACCGTCCTGGTGCTGCTGCACAGCAAGCAACAGCTGCACGCCATCTACGCCGCGCTGCGCAAGGTCGAGGGCCTGGTCTACCTGGTCTGAGGCCGCCGCGGCCAGGGCGGGTGCTCCGTTGGGCAGCGCCTGCCGAAAAAATCCCACCTCAGCCCGTCTCCAGCTCTCCATCGATACCGTGAACAGTTCCAAAAATTCCAGGATTATTGTATACTCCTGAGGTGTTGGCCCGCTTCGGGGCCTTATCCATTGAGTCAGAGCGACCGGTCAACGGCGCCGATGTCCAGAGAGGGAGTCAGTCCATGCTGCTGTCCATCAATCCCGATAATCCCCAACCCCGCCTGATCAAGCGGATTGTCGAGTGCCTCAAGCAGGGGGGGGTGATTGCCTACCCCACCGATACCACCTACGGCATCGGCTGCGACATTTTCAACAAGAAGGGGGTCAAAAAGATCTACCAGATCAAGCAGCGCGACCCGCGCAAGCCCTTCTCCTTCATCTGCTCGGATCTTTCGGATGTGGCCAACTATGCGCAGGTGAGCAACTTCGCCTTCAAGATCATGAAGCGCCACCTGCCCGGCCCCTACACCTTCGTGCTGGAGGCGACCCGGGTGGTGCCCGACCTGCTGACCACCAAGCAGAAGACGGTCGGCATCCGCATCCCGCAGAACCCCATCGCTCTGGCCATCGTCCAGGAACTCGGCCACCCGCTGGTCACCACCAGCGCCAACATCTCCGGCGAGGAATCCATCGGCGACCCCCAGGAGATCGAAAACTCCCTGGGGCGGATGCTCGACTACGTGGTGGACGGCGGAATCCTCATGGGGGACCCCTCCACGGTGATCAGCCTGATTGACGACCAGATCGAGGTGCTGCGCCAGGGCAGCGGCGATACCTCCTGGATCCATGGCTCCTGAACCCGGCATCCGCCGCCGGGCGGCCGGCCGGAGCCGGTCGCTGCTGCTTGGCTGGCTGGTGGGCGCCGCCCTCGCGCTGAGCGGCGTTACGGCGGCATTTGGCGGGGAGTTCGGCGGGGTGGGGCTGCAGGTGGTTCCCACGGTGCGCGGCGAACTGGTGGTGCTCAACGTGCTGCCCGGCAGCTCCGCCGCGCTGGCCGGGCTCAAGCCCGGCGACCTGATCCTGCGGGTGGACGATTTTCCCCTCGAGGGGAGCGACTTCTCCGAGGTGGTCTCCCGCTACCTGTGGGGCGAGGTGGGGACCAGCCTGGTTCTGGATTACCTGCGCCCCGGCGAGGCCGGCTTCCGCTCGGCCAGGCTGCGCCGCGAGCCGCTCTCCGGCGAACCGGCGGCCCTGCCCGGGGTCAAGACGCTTCAGCCCCAACCCTGACCAACCCTCAGCAGGAGACTGTTTTGAGCGCCAAAAACATTTCCGTGGTCTTCTACGGCCGTCGCTTCCTGAAACAGGACTGGAACTACGAAATTGACGAGCAGGCCTTTGCCGAGTTCTTCGCCAGGCTGCGCGAGGAGTTCGCCGGTTTCGACATCCAGCTCGACCACCAGCGCGAGGAAGACCTGGTGCTCGATGTCAAGGGCTACGGCGACCTGCTCAACTGCGTGCGCATCCGCTCGCCCCGCGACGGCTTCGGCAACCTCTGCCTGGGCCACATCATCGGCGCCAGCCCCAACCGCGACCTGTTCGAGGACATCCGCCGCGGCGTCAGCCGGGTTGCCTTCGCCCCCGAGACCGTCGAACCCGAGGGGAGCAACAAGGTGGTCTGCCACAATTGCGGCTGCGGCTGCTGAGGGCGGACCCCCCGGTCCAGCCTTTCGGGGCCCGGCGCCCTTACTTTCCGGGCAGGCTGCGCAGGTAGAGCAGCATCGATTCCAGCTCCTGCGACTGGGGGGCGAGCATCTCGCCCTTGAGAGCGTCGCGGATGCAGAAGTTGATCATCTCCATGAGCATCCCGTCGTCGTAGGCCGAAATCTCCTCCAGGCCCTTCCCCCCGGGGTGGCAGCTCGAACAGCTCTTGCCGTTGCTCCCCAGCCCCTGCCATTCGTAGAGCTTTTTGCCCAATTCCACATTCGGCGACTCCACCGCCCAGCTCCAGGACGCTGCGGCGAGCAGCATGGCCGCGCTCAGCAGGATCGATTTTTTCATGGTTCCCTCCTAGTTTGTGCCTGATTTCACCCCTTAAACCCCGGCATTATACCGGAAAACAGCGCTGATCCCAAACGGAGATAAAAAAAAAGGGCCGGCCGCTGGCGGCCGACCCTGATTCGCGGGGCTGGGTTGTTACTTGTCCGGCTGAATCTCGGTGCTGCAGATGAACTCCACCCGGCGGTTTTTCTGCCGGCCGTCCTTGGTCTTGTTGCTGGCCACCGGGCGGGTCTCGCCGTAGCCGCGGGGGAAGAGCAGGCCGGGGCTGATGCCGAAGTTTTTCACCAGGTAGTCCTTGAGCGCCTGGGCCCGGCGCATGGAGAGCCCCTTGTTGTACTCGGGGCTGCCGGTGTTGTCGGTGTGGCCGGCGACCAGGATCTTCACCTGGGGGTAGCGCTTGATGAACTCCGCCGCCTTGGCGATCTCCTTGCGGTACTGGGCGCGGATGTCGGATTTGTCGAAGTCGAACTCGATCTGCAGGGTGTACTTGACGGCGCAGCCGTCAGCGTCGACGATCGACCCGCGGATGGTGTCCGGACACTTGTCGCGGTCGTCGAGCACCCCGTCGCCGTCGGCGTCGCCGATCACCGGGGCGCCCTCGCCGTAGAAGACGTCCCTGGCGAACTGGGCCATGGCCGGCTCCGCGGCCAGCGAGTTGCCGTCGGCCACCACCGTGCAGTCGGAGATGGCGCGCAGCTTCTCGATGATCTGCTTGCCGTTGTCCTCGTCGGCGTAGCTGACCACGTGGATGCAGAGCTGCTTGCCGTAGCGGTTGTAGAGCTCGCTGGCCACCGCCACCGGGTCGGTTCCGGCGTTGTTGTCGCCGTCGGTGAACAGCACCAGGGCGGTGCGGCCGGAAAAGCCGTTGAGGGTGGGCGCCAGGGTCCCCAGGTCGTCACCCAGGCTGGTCTCGCGGCCGAAGATGTAGAAGTCGCTGTCCACCGCCGAAGCCACCGAGGCCAGGGCGCCGGATTTGAAGACCGCCACGGGGCTCAGGGTCTGCTGCGGGGAGGAGAGGGCGACCGAACCCTGGTAGCCCAGCTCGGGGATGGCCTTGTCCAGCCCCTTTACCTGCTCCAGGGCCAGCTCGATCTTTTTCTTGCCGGTCTTGGCGTACTTCTGCGACATCGACCCCGACTGGTCGATGAAGACGATGAAGTTATCGACCTTCTTCACCAGCTCGGCCCGCGCCGCCGCGGGGACCGCCAGGGCCAGAACCAGCGCCGAGACCAGGCAGGGCAGCAGCGCTTTGAAACAACCTTTCATCATTTGTTCTCCTTGAAAAATGGATAAGCAGGATTCAATGGCATGCGAGATGCGGCGAGGGAATCTAGCAGAAACATTACCGGAAGTAAATGGAATGTTTTTCAGTTGGGCAGGGTTTGTTAAGTGGCCGTAATATCAGAGGAAATGGAATTGATTTTAAGGCTTCTGGAGCCTGGCGGGAGGGTTGTCGCCGGGTAACAGGAACTGGACCTTGTCGTTGACATGCCATATCTGTGAGGGTAGTTTAAGATTTTGATCTGATTGATGCCCGGGGGAGCGGTGCTGAGGGGCGGGCGGTTTTTTTTTTTCAGGCACCGAAAGGACTTCAGGGACAGCAGGGATAGCAGGGATAGCAGGGATAGCAGGGATAGCAGTTGGGCCTTGATGTCTTTGCGGTCCTTTTCGTCCTTTGAGGAGGGAGGCTCATGACCACAGGTTTTATTCCGCCCCATGGCGGCTACAGGAATCTGCTTTCCTACCGAAAAGCCGAGATCGTCTATGATGCCACGGTTTATTTCTGCGACAGATTCATCGATCGGCGCAGCCGCACCCATGACCAGATGGTGCAGGCGGCCCGTTCAGGTAAGCAGAACATCATCGAGGGCAGCATGGCTTCCGGCACTTCCAAAGAATTTGAGATCAAACTGACCAATGTGGCGCGGGCCAGCCTTGAAGAATTGTTGGCCGATTATCGCGATTTCCTCCGGACCCGCGGAATGAGTGAATGGACCAGGGACCATCCCTACACCCGACGCCTTCGGGAACTCAACCGGCAGCCGAACGCCGATTTCGAAACTTTTCGGCGGGGCATAGAGAACGACGATCCGGAAATATCCGCCAATGTGATCATCGGCATGATTCGAGTGACCAGTTACCTTCTGGATAAACAGTTGAAACATCTGGAACAGGCGTTTATCAAAGAAGGCGGACTGCGGGAGCGCATGACCAGGGCCCGGATCTACGAAAGAAAGAAAAGCGGGAATTGAATCTGACCCTTTTCATGCTTCGGCGACAGGGGACCTCGTACTTTGGCACGCTTCGGTTTACAGAGTCCCGAAATCGTGCCAGAATATCAGAGTTGATCGATTTTAGTTCCTGAATGCCCTCTTCGACGGGAAAGTTTCTCATGGCGACACAGGACAGAGAGCAGGTTCTTGCATTCCTTCGTGCGCATAAAAACGAACTGCAAACTCGCTTCGGCGTTATCCGTCTCGGGTTGGTCGGCAGTTACGCCCGCGATGAGGCCAGGGACGAAAGCGATATCGATATTGTCGTCAGTCTGAACAGTGACAACACTTTTCGCAGCTTTTTCGGGCTCCTGCATTTCCTTCAGGACAATCTCCAGGCCCGCATCGACCTGGCGACCGAAGCCAGTCTAAAACCCCAAGTCAGGGATTCCATCCTGAAGGACATTCGTTATGTATAAACGCGATATATGAAAAACGTCTGACTCGTTAGGCCATATCGCCCCATCCCCCGTCACTCCTCACCCCTCACTGGTCACTGGTCACTCCTCACTGGCATCTATCCCCGAATTTCCCCTTGACCTTCCGCTCCCGGAGGAGTAGATTCGCGGGTATTAATTTAGAAAAATTTCACCCTGCCGAAAAGGCAAAGCCGGAGTGATCCGGTGACGCAAAGTCAACAGGTCCGAAAGCCGCGGATGGCTGGGCTGCTGAAGGGGGTGAGTGCTGGGGAAGCGAAGATATGACGCACTCATCTTTCTTGTGAAGGTGGGTGTTTTTTTGTTTGGGGCGAGAGGGCATGCTCGAGCATTACCTGAACATTTTCGCGAAGCTCCGCACCGACAAAAACCGCAATCGCTGGTCGGCGCAGATCTGCTTCAGGGCCCCGCACAAACCTTTTCTGCTGCTCTCCGTCATCGATCACATCGCCCAGGGCACCCTTCGCAAAAACTTCATCGCGCCGGGTTTCGGTCTGGCCGAAACCTTCGCCGGCTACTAGTCGCGGACCATGCCCCTGGGGAGCAAGGGGCTTATCGCCTATCCCTTTTACCACCTGGAGAGCGACGGCTTCTGGCAGCTTCTCGCCAAGCCTGGCGCCGAGATCGTGCCGGGGAAGGTCATCAGCTCTCTGAGCCGCTTGCGGGATCTTTACCTGGGCGCTTCTCTGGATGAAGAGCTCTGGGCGCTTCTGCTGCAACGGGAATCGCGGGAGCGATTGCGGGCGGTTCTGATCGGGAGCTATTTCGCCCCCGAGATCGGGGTGATGCTGGCCGAGCAAGGGAGGGTGAACTACGAGGCCAAGAGGTACAGCGACAAGCTGCTTGAGGCTGCCGAGGAGTTGGGCGATTACGCCAAGAAGGTCGGCGGCGGCGAGCATGGCCGCAGGGTGCGCGACCAGGGGTTCCGCAAGGCGATCGTCGGTCTCTACCAGCACCGCTGCGCTCTATGCGGCCTGAGGATGCTAACCCCCGAGGGACATACCGCGGTGGACGCGGCGCACATTCACCCCTGGAGCGAGAGCGGCAACGATCATCCGACCAACGGGCTGGCGCTTTGCCGCCTCTGCCATTGGGGGTTCGACGAGGGGCTGATGAGCGTTGGGCGCAAGTACGAAGTGCTTATCTCCAGCCAGGTTAGGGGTGGGAACAATTTCCCAGGGCATGTTCTGACCCTTTCGGAGCGGGGGATTTTCAGGCCGGAGGAGGGGAGGTTCTGGCCGAGTCAGGAGTGTTTGGCTTGGCATCGGGGGAAGGTTTTGCGGCGGTGAAACCATGAGGGAAGAATTGTGAACGTTCGCAAGCATTTGCACGTCACCTGCGCCATCATCGAACACGACGGCCATGTCCTGGCTGCCCAGCGAAGCGCCGAGATGAGCTTGCCGCTCAAATGGGAATTCCCCGGTGGCAAGATCGATCCGGGGGAGTCACCGGAGGAATGCCTTCGCCGTGAATTAATGGAAGAGATGGCGATTGCGGTGAATGTGGGGAAAAAACTTCCAGCGAGTACTCATCAATATCCCAAATTCGCGGTCACGCTCCATCCGTTTCTCTGCTCCATCGAGTCGGGCGAGATCGTTCTCCACGAACACGCCGCCATTACCTGGCTGCCGCCGGAGGAGCTGCACACGCTGGACTGGGCCGAAGCCGATTTACCCATTATCGAAGCATATCTTGAGGCATACGGGGCAATCGCACGATGAGGGATGTCGCCCAAGGCATATACGAAGAGCTTTTTGATGAGTTTCTTCGCGATGCCCTGGCCCGGCATCCGGAGCTCAGAACCGTTTTCGGCAAGCTCGACCCTGAAGAGGAGCCGACGCGCTACGCCGCCTTTGTCGCCAGGGTCATCGAGCAGGCCCTGCGGCTGGAAACCGACTCGGCCACCCGCCTTGAGCTGTGTAATCAACTGATCGCGTTGATAGCCGGCAGGGAAAGAGCCTCGCACTTAGCCGGCCGGCAACTCCTTCCCGCCGAAAAATCTCTCCTCCTCGAAATCACCCCAGCCCATTACGCCCGCCAGGGCATGCCTCGCCCCAAGACGCCACTGGCCGAAAGCAGCCTCTTCACCGGCTCCCCCAAGGAACCCCAGCTTGTCCACGAATTGCAGGCCGAAATGCGCTCCGCCGACGGGGTGGACATCCTGGTGTCGTTCATCAAGTGGACCGGCTTGCGTCTGCTGATGCCGGCTTTTGAGGAACTGCGCGGACGCAACGTGCCGGTGCGGGTCATCACCACCTCCTACATGGGCGCTTCGGATGCTACGGCGGTGGAATGGCTGGCCCGGCTCCCCAATGTCCAAGTGCGGGTCTCCTATGACACGGACCGGACCCGGCTGCACGCCAAGGCCTACCATTTCCAACGGCATAGCGGCTTTTCGACCGCCTACATCGGCTCGGCCAACATGTCGCAGGCGGCGATCACCAGCGGCCTGGAGTGGAACCTCAAGGTGACCGCCCAGGACATGCCGCACATTCTGGAGAAATTCGCCGCCGAATTCGAGACCTACTGGAACAGCCGGGAGTTTGTCCCTTTCGATCCGGATCAGCCTGAGCCGCTGCGGGAAGCGATTCGGCGGGCCAGCCAGCGGGGGACCGCGATCCCCACCGTCTTCTTCGATCTTCGCCCCCATCCCTTTCAGGAGCGCATTCTTGATGCTCTGGAAGCCGAGCGCAAGGCCCATGGGCACTGGCGAAACTTGGTGATTGCCGCCACCGGTACCGGCAAGACGGTGGTGGCGGCTTTTGATTATCGGCGTTTTTACGAGGAGAGGAGAGGGCAGGCCCGATTGCTCTTCGTCGCCCACCGGCGCGAGATTCTGGAGCAGTCCGTTGCCACCTTCCGCAATGTGTTGCGCCGCGCCGACTTCGGTGAGCTCCTCGTCGGGCCGTATCAGGCCGAGCGCCTGGATCATCTTTTTTGCTCCGTGGACATGCTGCGCAGCCGCCAGCTCTGGCAGCAGGTGGGGGCGGATTTCTACGATTACATCGTCATCGACGAAGCCCATCACGGCACCGCCGACAGCTACCGCCCCATCTTCGACCGCTTTCAGCCGCAGATCCTCCTCGGCCTGACCGCCACGCCCGAGCGCATGGACGGCCAAAGCGTAGCCGCCGATTTCGCCAACCGCTTCGCTGCCGAGATTCGACTCCCGGAAGCGCTGGAAGAGAAACTCCTCTGCCCCTTCCACTACTTCGGCGTGGCCGACCCAGTCGCCCTGGATGCCGACCACTTCTGGCGCAATGGCCGGTACGATGTCCAAGCGCTGGAGAACGTCTATACCGGCACCCATGCCCTGGCCGAGCAGCGACTGCGCGTTGTCACCGAAGCGCTCCTGCGCTATGAACCCGACCTGTCCCTGGTGCGGGGGATCGGCTTCTGTGTCTCTGTTGAGCATGCCCGCTTCATGGCCGAACGGTTCACCCGACAGGGGATCGCCTCGGCGGCCCTCGTCGGCGCGACGGGGAACGAGCAGCGGACAGAACTCCTGCGGGATTTCCGGGAGGGGCGGCTGACCTTCATCTTCGCCTGCGACGTCTTCAACGAAGGTCTCGATGTGCCGGAGGTCAACACGGTCCTCTTCCTGAGGCCGACCGAGAGCCTGACAGTCTTCCTTCAGCAACTCGGGCGTGGGCTGCGCCATGCGCCGGGGAAGGAGTGTCTGACCGTCCTCGACTTCGTCGGGCAAGCGCACCGGCGCTACCGCCTCGACAGCAAACTGAAGGCGCTTTTGCCGAAAACTCGCTTCGCTATCGACCGCGAGGTGGAGCTCGATTTCCCTCATCTTCCCGCCGGTTGCTCCATCCAGCTCGACCGCCTTGCTCGGGACGTCGTCCTCACCAACATCCGCGAGAATTTAAAAAATCTCAAGCTGCAGATTCCGGAAAGGCTACAGACTTTCGAGCAGGAGGCAAAGCAACCGCTGACCTTTGGTAATTTCGTGCGCTATCACGATTACGAGCCGGAAACGCTGGTGGTGCGGGAAACCTGGTCGCAGTGGAAAGCCCGGGCCAGACTCGAAACGCCACCCAACGACCCTGACCTCGCCCAGCTTAAGCCGGCCCTGGTGCGTGCCGCCGGGATGACTGGTCCGCGGGAAATCGTCCGGCTCCGGCGCGTCCTCGGACAGCTCCGACAGTCGAACGTCCCGGGGGCGCTGGCCGAGGCAGGGGAAGCGGCCCTGCCGATCCATTACCGGCTTTGGGGGAAACCCGGCTCCGATCGTGGGATCGCCAGCCTCGATGAATCCTTCTCCCGGCTTTCCGCGAACCCCTCTATCCTTAAAGACCTGGACGAAGTGTTGGCCTGGGCCGATGACGAAACCCGCATCACCGGCGACCTTGCCGATTTGCCTTTTTCCTGCCCCCTGGAACTCCATGCCCAATACGGCAGCGTCGATATTCTGGCGGCCCTGGGAATGGCAAACCTTGAATCCGCCGGGCAGAGAGGGGTGGGGGTGGTCCACTGCCGGGAGCTCAGGGCTTATGTCCTGCTCGTCACCGTCCAGAAGACGGAGCGGGAATTTTCGCCGAGTACGATGTACGCCGACTACCCGATCAGCCGGGAGCTGCTGCACTGGGAATCCCAGTCCAATACGACCCAAGCGAGCGAGGCAGGGCAGAACTTGATTAACCATGCGCAGCGGGGCTATACGATTTTGGTGTTTGCCCGGGATGTAAAGAAGAGGAACGGGGTGACGGTGCCGTTTACCTACCTCGGCCCGGCTGAGCGGGTCAGCTTTGAGGGGGAGAGGCCGATCAAGATGGTTTGGCGGTTGCGGCATGCGATGCCGGCGGAGATGTTTGAGGGGAATCGGAGGGGTGGGTGAGAGCTCCGAAGACGGAATTGAAGAACGACTTGAGGAAATAAATCTGTCCCCT
This window encodes:
- a CDS encoding DUF3427 domain-containing protein; this translates as MRDVAQGIYEELFDEFLRDALARHPELRTVFGKLDPEEEPTRYAAFVARVIEQALRLETDSATRLELCNQLIALIAGRERASHLAGRQLLPAEKSLLLEITPAHYARQGMPRPKTPLAESSLFTGSPKEPQLVHELQAEMRSADGVDILVSFIKWTGLRLLMPAFEELRGRNVPVRVITTSYMGASDATAVEWLARLPNVQVRVSYDTDRTRLHAKAYHFQRHSGFSTAYIGSANMSQAAITSGLEWNLKVTAQDMPHILEKFAAEFETYWNSREFVPFDPDQPEPLREAIRRASQRGTAIPTVFFDLRPHPFQERILDALEAERKAHGHWRNLVIAATGTGKTVVAAFDYRRFYEERRGQARLLFVAHRREILEQSVATFRNVLRRADFGELLVGPYQAERLDHLFCSVDMLRSRQLWQQVGADFYDYIVIDEAHHGTADSYRPIFDRFQPQILLGLTATPERMDGQSVAADFANRFAAEIRLPEALEEKLLCPFHYFGVADPVALDADHFWRNGRYDVQALENVYTGTHALAEQRLRVVTEALLRYEPDLSLVRGIGFCVSVEHARFMAERFTRQGIASAALVGATGNEQRTELLRDFREGRLTFIFACDVFNEGLDVPEVNTVLFLRPTESLTVFLQQLGRGLRHAPGKECLTVLDFVGQAHRRYRLDSKLKALLPKTRFAIDREVELDFPHLPAGCSIQLDRLARDVVLTNIRENLKNLKLQIPERLQTFEQEAKQPLTFGNFVRYHDYEPETLVVRETWSQWKARARLETPPNDPDLAQLKPALVRAAGMTGPREIVRLRRVLGQLRQSNVPGALAEAGEAALPIHYRLWGKPGSDRGIASLDESFSRLSANPSILKDLDEVLAWADDETRITGDLADLPFSCPLELHAQYGSVDILAALGMANLESAGQRGVGVVHCRELRAYVLLVTVQKTEREFSPSTMYADYPISRELLHWESQSNTTQASEAGQNLINHAQRGYTILVFARDVKKRNGVTVPFTYLGPAERVSFEGERPIKMVWRLRHAMPAEMFEGNRRGG